The Streptomyces sp. NBC_00569 genomic sequence CGTCCTGCGCGTGCCGCGTCTCGACCTCGTCGTTGCGCAGCACTTCGCACTCTGCGCCCAGCTGGTACAGGTACTGGACGAGGTTGAAGACGAAGCTGTCGTAGTTGTCGACCACGAGAATGCGGGTGCGGCTGCGCTCGTCCACTAGTTGTTCACCGTCACATCATTGAAGGGCAGCAGGGGCTCGGCCCACGGGAAGACGTACTGGAAGAGTACGTAGACCACCACGAGGACGAGCAGTAGCGAGATCAGTGCTCTGATCCACGTGTTTCCCGGCAGATGCCGCCAGATCCAGCCGTACATGCCGTCCCTTCCGTCGCCGTACGGCAACAGACTAACGGCGCAGGGCCTCCGGTTTCCCGGCCTCCGCGGGCTGGGTGGCATCAAGGTGCGCCCAGACGATCAGCCGGTGGCTGTGACCCCACTCGGGCTCGCACGTCGTCAGCGTCAGATAGCGCCCCGGCTCCTTGTATCCGGACTTGCGCGGCACCGGGTCGATGACGGCGACATCGCTGGGCAGCGTCTTGTAGGGCTTGGTGTCGATGCGGTACGTGAACCAGGTGGTGCCGTCGGTGAGGACGACCGCGTCACCGGGGCGCAGCTTCGGGAAGTCCTTGAACGGGTCGCCGTAGGTGCGGCGGTGTCCGGCGACGGAGAAGTTCCCCTTCTGCCCGAGCTGCGCCGTGCCCGCGTAGTGGCCGAGGCCCTTCTTGAGGATGTCCACGCCCGTTCCCTGGAGCACCGGTTTGTTCCACGTGAAACCGAGCCGGGGGATGTACATGACGGCGAACGGCTTGCCGTCCTTATAGGGGGCCGGGGTCTGAGGCTGGCCCTGCTCCTGGTCCTGAGCGGGGCTCTGGTTGTCGCTCTGACCCTGGCTCTGGCTCGGCGACGGGCTCGGGCGGGGCTGTTCGACCGCCACCGATCCCTTGGACCACTGGTTCTGCAGGGTGTCGATCTGGTGGTCCATGGCGCTGTCGGCCTTCACGCCGGTCCAGAACAGCACGTAGACGACGAACAGAACGATCAGGGCGCCGACCGTGATGCACAGTTCGCTGAACGTCCTGACGACCACTCGGACCGACACATGCTCCCCCAGGCGGCGGCTACTCCACGGGCTTCGCGTAGTGGAGATCCACTGTGCCCGAGTAACCGGGAAGAGTCACCGCCCCGTCGTCCTCGACTTTCCAGCCGAGCCCGTAGGCATTGACGTAGAGCATGTAGTTCTGGATCTGGGGCGAGGCGGCGAGAGCCTGCTTCAGCTTCTCCGGGTCCCCGACCGCGGTGATCTTGTACGGGGGCGAGTAGACGCGGCCCTGGAGGATCAGGGTGTTGCCGACGCAGCGCACGGCACTGGTGGCGATGAGCCGCTGGTCCATGACCTTGATACCTTGCGCGCCGCCGTTCCACAGGGCGTTCACGACGGCCTGGAGGTCCTGCTGGTGGATGACCAGGTCGTTCGGCTGGGGTTCGGGGTAGCCGGGGAGCTTGGCGGTGGCGTTCGGCGGGGCGTCCGCGAGCGTGACCGAGACGGCCTGCCCGCGCAGTTTCTTGGTACCGGACGCCTTCTCCAGGGCGGACAGCTTGGCGTCCTCGGCCTTGGTGCCGGCGCCGCCGTGCTCGGTGAGGGCGTCGACGTCGTCACGGATCGCGCCGTTGGACTCCTCGAGCTGTCCGTTCTTGTGGCTGCGCTCCTGGATGAGATCGGAGAGCTTCAGCAGCGAGGCGTCCGTGCGGATGTTGGTGCCCTTGGCGGTGTTGAAGCTGGTGAAGAAGATCAGCCCGGCCAGCGCGAACACGGCCAACGTCAGAATCCGCACAGGTCGCAGGCGCGCACGGGGACGGCCCCCGCCCGGGGGCTCACCCTGGGAGTCGGCAGAATTGCTCAACGTACCCTTATCTCCTTCAGCGCCGCGGAAGCACTACGCTAACGGACGCCCGGGGGAGCGCCCAGATTCCCCTTGTACGCTGCCCGGAGCCAGCCCACGTTCCCTGCGCGGCCACGCAGCGCATCGACAGGAGAGACCCTCGTGCCGAAGTCACGTATCCGCAAGAAGGCGGACTACACGCCGCCGCCGGCGTCGAAGCAGGCGGCGAATATCAAGCTGACCAACCGAGGCTGGGTAGCCCCGGTGATGCTCGCGATGTTCCTGATCGGGCTCGCGTGGATCGTCGTCTTCTACGTGACCAACGGCACCCTGCCGCTGGACGCGCTCGGCAACTGGAACATCGTGGTGGGCTTCGGCTTCATCGCCGCCGGGTTCGGCGTTTCCACGCAGTGGAAGTAGCTCTACCCCTAGCTATCCACTGAGTTATCCACAGCTGTTTCCACAGTGGGGAAAAGGTCGGAAGATCTGTGGATAACCCACTGGGTGTTGACGCCGGTGTGACTGACGCATCGCAGCTCGCCCACATGTTCGCCCCTTGTCCTGGCTGGGGAAACCCAGG encodes the following:
- a CDS encoding class E sortase, whose protein sequence is MSVRVVVRTFSELCITVGALIVLFVVYVLFWTGVKADSAMDHQIDTLQNQWSKGSVAVEQPRPSPSPSQSQGQSDNQSPAQDQEQGQPQTPAPYKDGKPFAVMYIPRLGFTWNKPVLQGTGVDILKKGLGHYAGTAQLGQKGNFSVAGHRRTYGDPFKDFPKLRPGDAVVLTDGTTWFTYRIDTKPYKTLPSDVAVIDPVPRKSGYKEPGRYLTLTTCEPEWGHSHRLIVWAHLDATQPAEAGKPEALRR
- a CDS encoding DUF881 domain-containing protein → MSNSADSQGEPPGGGRPRARLRPVRILTLAVFALAGLIFFTSFNTAKGTNIRTDASLLKLSDLIQERSHKNGQLEESNGAIRDDVDALTEHGGAGTKAEDAKLSALEKASGTKKLRGQAVSVTLADAPPNATAKLPGYPEPQPNDLVIHQQDLQAVVNALWNGGAQGIKVMDQRLIATSAVRCVGNTLILQGRVYSPPYKITAVGDPEKLKQALAASPQIQNYMLYVNAYGLGWKVEDDGAVTLPGYSGTVDLHYAKPVE
- the crgA gene encoding cell division protein CrgA is translated as MPKSRIRKKADYTPPPASKQAANIKLTNRGWVAPVMLAMFLIGLAWIVVFYVTNGTLPLDALGNWNIVVGFGFIAAGFGVSTQWK